The following are encoded in a window of Prochlorococcus marinus str. MIT 1013 genomic DNA:
- a CDS encoding neutral zinc metallopeptidase: protein MYSKILAGLISLSVIPLSALANPNLFQKIKDAKMNSVIDKTTGYLFTKWVANDEISLPPPQVIPIAAGTTVYGVCGSYMSGDDVGGSSYCPRTNTIFLVPEQLRSFQKEFGLSAIAYVVAHEFSHAIQKAYKIRLPLPDLELQADCMAGVMIHKGSEELGITREDTIAMSKFAYSSGDPTHGTGEQRAYALAVGMGVIKGSCEASEMSLLAEDKIDTSRFANTRSISRKVNLNATPYPKTILGSIGLSE from the coding sequence ATGTATAGCAAAATACTTGCAGGATTAATTTCGTTGAGTGTGATACCCCTGAGTGCTTTAGCGAATCCAAATCTTTTCCAAAAAATTAAAGATGCAAAAATGAATTCAGTTATTGATAAAACGACTGGTTATCTTTTCACAAAATGGGTTGCAAATGACGAAATCTCACTTCCGCCACCTCAAGTAATTCCAATAGCAGCTGGAACTACTGTTTATGGAGTTTGTGGTTCGTATATGTCTGGAGATGATGTGGGTGGGAGTTCATATTGCCCAAGAACTAACACAATATTTTTGGTTCCAGAGCAATTAAGATCTTTCCAAAAAGAATTTGGTCTATCAGCAATTGCATATGTAGTTGCACATGAATTTAGTCATGCCATCCAAAAAGCTTATAAAATTCGCTTACCTTTACCTGATCTTGAATTACAAGCAGATTGTATGGCAGGGGTGATGATTCATAAAGGTAGTGAGGAGCTTGGTATCACAAGAGAAGATACTATTGCCATGTCAAAATTTGCCTACTCCAGCGGCGATCCAACTCATGGAACAGGGGAACAACGTGCGTATGCACTAGCAGTTGGGATGGGCGTAATAAAGGGATCATGTGAAGCGAGTGAAATGAGCTTGCTTGCAGAAGATAAAATTGATACATCTCGTTTTGCCAACACAAGATCCATATCTAGAAAGGTTAATTTAAATGCAACTCCTTATCCGAAGACAATTCTTGGCTCAATTGGGCTCTCGGAGTGA
- a CDS encoding SIMPL domain-containing protein (The SIMPL domain is named for its presence in mouse protein SIMPL (signalling molecule that associates with mouse pelle-like kinase). Bacterial member BP26, from Brucella, was shown to assemble into a channel-like structure, while YggE from E. coli has been associated with resistance to oxidative stress.), which produces MKVLSLIRALPFNAVEIIRRTPPLVFATTVLSIGGLIGFTSASKILVDGLKPAANTITVTGASTERIESDIAKWDIKVETEGNSQVDSYQKHKVSIDKTITFLDRQGVINNDYQSIALLPASTSKEINKNPKTGEIISKKWVTTQWIEIESNDVFNIDQTYRKMSDLLGKGVIVRPRRPEFTYTQLAAKRVDMLAKATKDAHTRAEAIVYQTGSELGNVRKVDTGVFQITVPNSTRVSSWGSYDTSTIKKDITAVMGVTFEVN; this is translated from the coding sequence ATGAAAGTTCTATCTCTCATAAGAGCTTTACCTTTTAATGCGGTTGAAATTATTCGACGCACTCCTCCTCTTGTTTTCGCAACTACAGTTTTATCCATTGGAGGGCTTATTGGATTTACCAGTGCATCTAAGATTTTGGTTGATGGACTAAAACCTGCTGCAAACACAATCACAGTTACTGGAGCGAGCACCGAACGTATAGAAAGTGATATCGCAAAATGGGATATCAAAGTGGAAACGGAAGGTAATTCACAAGTTGATTCTTATCAAAAACATAAAGTATCTATCGATAAAACAATTACATTCCTTGATCGTCAGGGAGTCATAAATAATGACTACCAATCAATTGCTTTACTACCTGCCTCAACATCAAAAGAAATCAATAAGAATCCAAAAACTGGAGAAATAATTTCTAAGAAATGGGTAACAACTCAGTGGATAGAAATTGAGAGTAATGATGTTTTCAATATTGATCAGACATACCGAAAGATGAGTGATCTACTTGGGAAAGGGGTGATTGTAAGACCAAGACGTCCAGAATTTACTTATACACAACTCGCAGCTAAACGTGTAGATATGCTTGCAAAAGCAACCAAAGATGCACATACAAGAGCAGAAGCCATCGTCTATCAAACCGGTTCAGAACTAGGCAATGTAAGAAAAGTTGATACTGGGGTCTTTCAAATCACAGTCCCAAACTCAACGAGAGTCAGTAGCTGGGGTTCATATGACACAAGCACAATAAAAAAAGATATCACTGCTGTGATGGGAGTCACATTCGAGGTCAATTAA
- a CDS encoding tyrosine-type recombinase/integrase yields MIQQFLDKEKKRISSIPQQGITKARYRLLQNQCRWLRDYINDDKKQIHKLKRNAFLNYETWRKERAIEFKKEIPQQTTINQEMSCLRRVFSEVAVTHGFISKDTVPDIPSIRLPKDQKHRRDDLTAKEWEELERVARLYWIKGLTRILDENYTITKDNNGKYQTRSNQAFGGKRGKKQLVHRELAYLAMRVAMDTGMRPGSLRKLKWRDIGENTAIPKEERKIWVNIDVPAEKTKTGRSYRVAAPIAKFLERIRVITKYKKMDDYIFTNQDSGKQISERIWQDSIADLLVEARLADWREDANSQVKKVVIHSGKNITWYSFRHTYITMRLSAGVPLPTVAANTDTSMKYIQEHYFHYRADESTEILGKGRKIKPAEESLRWIGSSS; encoded by the coding sequence TTGATTCAACAGTTCCTAGATAAGGAGAAGAAAAGAATCAGCAGCATCCCACAACAAGGAATCACAAAAGCTCGATATCGACTGCTACAGAACCAATGCAGGTGGCTTAGGGACTACATCAATGATGATAAAAAGCAAATCCATAAGCTCAAACGTAATGCCTTCTTGAACTACGAAACATGGAGAAAAGAAAGAGCAATTGAATTTAAAAAAGAGATTCCACAACAAACGACTATCAATCAAGAGATGTCTTGTCTAAGAAGAGTCTTTTCAGAAGTGGCTGTGACTCATGGATTTATCAGTAAAGATACAGTCCCTGATATACCATCCATACGATTACCTAAAGATCAGAAACACAGAAGAGATGATCTCACAGCCAAAGAATGGGAAGAACTTGAAAGAGTTGCCAGGCTGTATTGGATAAAAGGATTAACAAGAATCCTCGATGAGAATTACACAATCACTAAAGACAACAACGGTAAGTATCAGACCAGATCAAATCAAGCCTTTGGAGGTAAGAGAGGTAAGAAGCAATTAGTCCATAGAGAGCTTGCTTACTTAGCCATGAGAGTTGCTATGGATACTGGGATGAGACCAGGGAGTTTACGGAAATTAAAATGGAGAGATATCGGTGAGAACACCGCAATACCAAAGGAAGAAAGGAAGATATGGGTCAATATTGATGTTCCAGCTGAGAAGACAAAAACAGGAAGGTCATACCGAGTAGCTGCTCCAATTGCCAAGTTCTTAGAACGAATACGAGTGATTACTAAATACAAAAAGATGGATGACTATATCTTCACTAATCAAGATTCAGGGAAACAAATCAGTGAAAGAATTTGGCAAGATTCAATTGCTGATCTGTTAGTCGAAGCAAGACTTGCTGACTGGAGAGAGGATGCAAATAGTCAAGTTAAAAAAGTAGTCATTCACTCAGGTAAGAACATTACTTGGTATAGCTTTAGGCATACATACATCACCATGCGTTTATCTGCTGGTGTACCTCTTCCAACAGTTGCAGCTAATACAGATACGAGCATGAAATATATCCAAGAGCATTACTTCCATTACAGAGCTGATGAGTCCACTGAGATCCTTGGTAAAGGTAGAAAGATAAAGCCAGCAGAAGAAAGTCTTAGATGGATTGGATCAAGCAGTTGA
- a CDS encoding type I restriction-modification system subunit M, with protein sequence MAVKGNKKKETSAKDFKAVLWASADKLRSQMDAAEYKHLVLGLIFLKYISDTFIEQQNNVLKMVSDPDSDYYLGENSSDHQEALEDRDYYTQENVFWVPVEARWESLRNQAKQANIGQLIDKALVVIENENSTLRGKLDKRFGAAQLEPGRMGELVDLISTIGFGEGGNSADVLGEVYEYFLGQFASKEGKKGGQFYTPAHVVKTLVAVLSPHKGRVYDPCCGSGGMFVQSERFVESHGGRRDDISIYGQESNPTTWRLAAMNLAIRGFAADLGPEPRDTFAKDHHSDLKFDYILANPPFNISDWGGEKYESNPRWVFGIPPVGNANFAWLQHILWKLRPGGQAGVVLANGSLSSNTNGEGKIREEMVRKDVVEVIVSLPGNLFLNTPVPACLWFFTQDKTQRGRDRRGETLFIDACQMGKMVNRKERVLTAEDISKIAETVHSWRNENEYDDVAGFCHNSKFEEIEKNNFVLTPGRYVGAVEEEKDSELFDDKMKRLTSLLKEQQEKGMKLDQQIAENLERIGYGF encoded by the coding sequence TTGGCAGTCAAAGGTAATAAAAAGAAAGAGACATCTGCCAAAGATTTCAAAGCAGTTCTTTGGGCGAGTGCAGATAAACTTCGTTCCCAGATGGATGCTGCTGAGTATAAACATCTTGTTCTGGGGTTGATTTTTCTCAAATACATTTCTGACACTTTTATTGAGCAGCAAAATAATGTTTTGAAGATGGTGAGTGATCCAGACTCGGATTACTACCTTGGAGAGAATTCATCAGATCATCAAGAGGCATTAGAGGATCGTGATTACTACACCCAAGAGAATGTGTTTTGGGTTCCTGTTGAAGCACGTTGGGAATCTCTTAGAAATCAAGCAAAGCAAGCAAACATTGGACAACTCATTGATAAGGCACTTGTTGTGATAGAGAACGAGAACTCAACTCTAAGAGGCAAGTTAGATAAAAGATTTGGTGCTGCTCAATTAGAACCAGGAAGAATGGGTGAACTAGTTGATCTCATTTCAACTATTGGTTTTGGTGAAGGTGGTAATTCAGCAGATGTCTTGGGTGAAGTTTATGAATATTTCTTAGGTCAATTTGCAAGCAAAGAAGGTAAAAAGGGCGGTCAATTTTATACACCTGCTCATGTGGTCAAAACATTGGTTGCAGTTTTATCACCACATAAAGGTCGTGTTTATGACCCCTGTTGCGGTTCAGGTGGAATGTTTGTTCAGAGTGAAAGGTTTGTGGAATCACATGGGGGAAGAAGAGATGATATTTCTATTTATGGGCAAGAAAGCAATCCAACTACATGGCGTTTAGCAGCAATGAACTTAGCGATTCGTGGTTTTGCTGCAGATCTCGGTCCAGAACCAAGGGATACATTTGCAAAAGATCATCATTCAGATCTCAAATTCGATTACATCCTTGCTAACCCACCCTTCAATATTTCTGATTGGGGTGGTGAAAAATATGAGAGTAATCCTCGTTGGGTTTTTGGAATACCACCTGTAGGGAATGCCAATTTTGCATGGTTACAGCACATACTTTGGAAACTTCGACCAGGTGGACAAGCAGGAGTCGTTCTTGCGAATGGTTCACTAAGTTCTAACACCAATGGTGAAGGAAAGATTCGTGAAGAGATGGTTAGAAAAGATGTTGTTGAAGTAATAGTTTCTTTACCCGGAAATTTATTCCTCAATACTCCAGTTCCTGCTTGCTTATGGTTTTTTACTCAAGATAAAACTCAAAGAGGTAGAGATAGAAGAGGTGAAACTTTGTTTATAGATGCTTGTCAAATGGGCAAAATGGTCAACAGAAAAGAACGAGTTCTTACTGCTGAAGATATCTCGAAGATTGCTGAGACTGTTCATTCTTGGCGTAATGAAAATGAATATGATGATGTTGCAGGTTTTTGCCATAACTCAAAGTTTGAGGAGATTGAAAAGAATAATTTTGTGCTGACTCCTGGACGTTATGTAGGAGCAGTCGAGGAAGAAAAAGACAGTGAACTTTTTGACGACAAGATGAAAAGACTTACTTCTTTACTCAAAGAACAACAAGAAAAAGGAATGAAATTAGATCAGCAGATTGCTGAGAATTTGGAGAGGATTGGATATGGTTTTTGA
- a CDS encoding restriction endonuclease subunit S: protein MVFEWRDFRLGDLTTWSSGTTPSKQNPSFWGGDIPWISGTVMRSKNLCESELYLTQEGLDNKGKLCKKNSVLLLVRGDLFNRIPISIATKSLSFNQDIKAINSVSDDLLQHYIYYLLEGNKKRLSNIVEFTGLGAGKLDTKLLQDLTFKIPSIDYQESLINFFTSIDSKIELINKNSETLEALAKTLFKSWFIDFDPVRAKSQGCSTGLPNGINELFPDSFEESEFGDIPTGWKLGNLDQIALNPRETAKPFQMDSSYRYIGLEHMPRESIALSDSGTAENLASNKNVFKKGDILFGKLRPYFKKTGCAQFDGVCSTDIVVVREKFKLCRGFICFLLASNTFIDFTVALSSGTRMPRTSWNQMCEFLLPIPQLPLVQIFGEVVSPILDKIRINSDQSISLSSVRNTLLPKLISGELRIPDAEKMLEEVGI, encoded by the coding sequence ATGGTTTTTGAATGGAGAGATTTTCGTTTAGGAGATCTCACAACTTGGTCATCGGGGACAACACCCTCTAAGCAGAATCCCTCTTTCTGGGGAGGTGACATTCCATGGATCAGTGGAACAGTTATGAGAAGTAAAAATCTCTGCGAATCAGAACTTTATCTAACTCAAGAAGGATTAGACAATAAAGGAAAACTATGCAAAAAAAATTCAGTATTATTGCTGGTTAGGGGAGATCTTTTCAATAGAATACCTATTAGTATTGCTACTAAAAGTCTAAGTTTCAATCAAGATATAAAAGCAATAAACTCAGTTTCAGACGATCTTTTACAGCATTATATTTATTATCTTTTAGAGGGCAATAAAAAAAGATTATCTAATATTGTGGAATTCACTGGACTTGGAGCAGGGAAATTAGATACTAAACTCTTACAAGATCTAACTTTCAAAATCCCATCGATTGATTACCAAGAATCTCTGATAAATTTTTTCACTTCAATCGATTCTAAAATTGAACTCATAAACAAAAATAGTGAAACGCTGGAAGCATTAGCGAAGACACTCTTCAAATCCTGGTTTATTGATTTTGATCCAGTAAGAGCAAAATCACAAGGGTGTTCAACTGGATTACCCAATGGGATCAACGAGTTATTTCCGGATTCATTTGAAGAATCTGAATTTGGCGATATTCCGACTGGGTGGAAACTTGGAAATCTTGATCAAATTGCTCTAAACCCTAGAGAAACTGCAAAACCATTCCAGATGGATTCTTCTTATCGTTATATCGGTTTAGAGCATATGCCAAGAGAGAGCATTGCTCTTTCTGATTCAGGTACGGCAGAGAATCTTGCAAGTAATAAAAATGTATTCAAGAAGGGAGATATCCTTTTCGGAAAACTTCGTCCTTACTTCAAAAAAACTGGTTGTGCCCAGTTTGACGGTGTTTGCTCCACTGACATTGTTGTTGTAAGAGAAAAGTTCAAATTATGTAGAGGATTTATTTGTTTTTTACTTGCAAGCAATACTTTTATTGATTTTACTGTTGCCTTGTCTTCAGGGACGAGAATGCCTCGTACAAGTTGGAATCAAATGTGTGAATTCTTGCTACCGATCCCACAACTACCTTTAGTACAAATTTTTGGGGAAGTTGTTTCTCCAATACTGGATAAAATTAGAATCAATTCTGATCAGTCTATTAGTTTATCCTCTGTCAGAAATACTCTTCTACCTAAACTTATCTCAGGTGAACTAAGAATTCCTGATGCAGAGAAGATGCTTGAGGAGGTTGGTATCTAA
- a CDS encoding type I restriction endonuclease subunit R, which yields MAFINEEYLEDMSIEWFKEIGYSFVHGPDLAPDGKSPEREDYCQVILIDRLRTALKKFNPEVPPATIESAILQLSNPNIPALLSSNMQFHQWIITGLPITYMDGDQEIGIRLKVIRFDDPASNDWLVVNQLKVKGPKRTRIPDVVVYINGLPIAVIELKNPTNEKADIWAAFNQLQTYKDNIPDLFTPNVLLVISDGTYAKVGSLSASQERFQQWRVIEQEQDLDPLGKFRELETLVRGLFDKQRLLDFIRSFCLFEDDGEIIKKIAAYHQFHAVRTAVERVVEASKPDGDRKGGVVWHTQGAGKSIEMACLAGKLLTDPRLQNPTLVMVTDRQDLDGQLFGVFAGAKALLGESPKQAESRQDLRDLLDNRPSGGIIFTTIQKFAIESDEEKFPTLTDRKNVIVICDEAHRTQYGFKGRIDSKTGEIKYGLAKALRDALPQATFLAFTGTPISQDDRDTQAVFGHYVSIYDIQQAVEDGATVPIFYESRLAKLKLKDSALPLVDEKVDEIFEDEDDIYSNERAKGRWAALEALVGAEPRLKEVASDLIAHYEQRSKTQPGKALIVGMSRDICARLYNIIIALRPDWHDPDHMKGAIKVVMTASASESKLLQPHHTSKQQKKDLENRFKDPADPLKIVLVRDMWLTGFDAPCLATMYVDKPMKGANLAQAIARVNRVFRDKPGGLIVDYIGIAPQLKEALATYTAAKGKGRPTLDTSEAARILKEQIQIAKDILHPVDWSSFEEKGKVLELISNCLDHILGIADGKQRFCDTVLKITKAFALCGATDEAITLTKEVAFLQAIRAPLIKGEVQNNPPGKGVDYQLQQLLSESLVVEGVTDVFKVAGLKNPDISIMSDAFLAEVSKIPQKNLAVELLQRLIKDELKSKFKTNVVKQKRFSEMLNASLNKYSNRAIEAAQVIEELIAMAKKFREDLERGIALGLDSSEQSFYDALADNPSAQELMKEEILVKMARELAELLRRDATIDWQYKENVQAKLRLKIKTLLKRYKYPPDQQAIAVDLVLQQAETLGEELTN from the coding sequence ATGGCATTCATCAACGAAGAATATTTAGAGGATATGTCTATTGAGTGGTTCAAAGAGATTGGATATTCGTTTGTTCATGGTCCAGATCTTGCTCCAGATGGGAAATCACCAGAACGTGAAGATTACTGTCAAGTCATCCTTATAGATCGTCTTCGTACGGCACTAAAAAAATTCAATCCAGAAGTTCCACCAGCAACGATTGAGTCAGCAATTCTTCAACTATCAAACCCAAATATCCCTGCACTGCTTTCTTCTAACATGCAGTTTCATCAATGGATTATAACTGGTCTGCCAATTACATATATGGATGGAGACCAAGAGATTGGCATTCGTCTCAAGGTTATTAGATTTGATGATCCTGCTTCAAATGATTGGTTAGTAGTCAATCAATTGAAAGTAAAAGGTCCTAAGCGAACTCGAATTCCTGATGTAGTCGTATATATCAATGGTCTACCCATAGCAGTGATTGAACTCAAAAATCCTACTAATGAGAAAGCAGATATATGGGCAGCATTCAATCAACTGCAAACTTATAAGGACAATATTCCAGATCTATTTACTCCAAATGTTCTTTTAGTCATCAGCGACGGTACTTACGCAAAAGTTGGGTCTCTTTCTGCTTCTCAAGAACGTTTTCAACAATGGAGAGTGATTGAGCAGGAGCAAGATCTTGACCCCTTAGGTAAATTCCGAGAGTTAGAAACTCTTGTCCGTGGACTATTTGATAAACAGCGATTACTTGATTTCATCAGATCTTTTTGTCTTTTTGAGGATGATGGAGAGATCATCAAAAAGATTGCTGCTTATCACCAATTCCATGCAGTAAGAACAGCAGTCGAGAGAGTGGTAGAGGCAAGCAAACCCGATGGAGATAGGAAAGGTGGGGTTGTATGGCATACCCAAGGTGCTGGTAAGAGCATTGAAATGGCATGTTTGGCAGGTAAGTTACTTACTGATCCACGTCTACAAAATCCAACTTTGGTGATGGTTACTGACCGTCAGGATTTAGATGGTCAGTTGTTTGGAGTCTTTGCTGGAGCAAAAGCACTTTTAGGTGAATCACCAAAGCAAGCAGAGTCAAGACAGGATTTACGAGATCTCCTTGATAACAGACCTAGTGGTGGAATTATCTTCACTACTATCCAGAAATTCGCAATTGAGTCAGATGAGGAAAAGTTTCCAACTTTGACTGATAGGAAAAATGTCATAGTGATATGTGATGAGGCACATAGAACTCAATATGGATTCAAGGGACGTATTGATTCAAAAACAGGAGAGATCAAATATGGATTAGCAAAAGCACTAAGAGACGCTCTGCCACAAGCAACATTTCTTGCTTTTACAGGCACACCTATCTCTCAAGATGATCGAGATACTCAAGCAGTTTTTGGACATTACGTTTCCATATACGACATTCAACAAGCAGTAGAAGATGGTGCAACAGTTCCGATCTTCTACGAATCACGATTAGCAAAATTGAAACTCAAAGATAGTGCTTTGCCATTAGTAGATGAAAAAGTTGATGAGATTTTTGAAGATGAGGATGATATTTACTCTAATGAAAGAGCAAAAGGTAGATGGGCAGCATTAGAGGCACTTGTAGGTGCTGAACCTCGTCTCAAGGAAGTTGCATCAGATCTAATCGCTCACTATGAGCAACGTTCTAAGACTCAACCAGGAAAGGCATTGATTGTAGGAATGAGTCGTGATATTTGTGCTCGCCTTTACAACATAATTATTGCTCTACGTCCTGATTGGCATGACCCTGATCATATGAAGGGTGCAATCAAAGTTGTCATGACAGCATCAGCATCTGAGTCAAAACTTCTTCAACCTCATCACACTAGTAAGCAACAAAAGAAAGATTTAGAAAACCGTTTCAAAGATCCTGCTGATCCTCTCAAGATTGTTTTGGTTCGAGACATGTGGTTGACGGGATTTGATGCTCCTTGCTTGGCAACTATGTATGTAGATAAACCCATGAAGGGTGCAAACCTTGCTCAAGCAATTGCACGAGTCAACAGGGTCTTTAGAGATAAACCAGGTGGTCTTATTGTTGATTACATCGGCATTGCTCCTCAACTCAAAGAAGCATTAGCAACCTATACAGCAGCAAAAGGTAAAGGTAGACCAACTCTTGATACCAGTGAGGCAGCACGTATTCTCAAAGAGCAAATACAGATTGCCAAAGATATTCTTCATCCAGTGGATTGGAGTTCATTTGAAGAGAAAGGAAAAGTACTAGAACTTATCTCTAATTGTTTAGATCACATCCTTGGCATTGCAGATGGTAAGCAAAGATTCTGTGACACAGTCCTGAAGATTACGAAGGCATTTGCGTTGTGTGGAGCAACAGATGAAGCAATTACCCTCACTAAAGAAGTTGCATTTCTTCAGGCAATTAGAGCACCTCTGATCAAAGGAGAAGTTCAAAATAATCCGCCTGGTAAAGGAGTTGATTATCAACTACAGCAACTGCTTTCAGAATCTTTAGTTGTCGAGGGTGTCACCGATGTTTTCAAAGTTGCTGGTCTCAAGAATCCTGATATCAGCATCATGTCTGATGCTTTCTTAGCAGAGGTCAGCAAAATTCCACAAAAGAATTTGGCAGTTGAATTACTTCAACGCCTCATAAAGGATGAACTGAAAAGTAAGTTCAAAACTAACGTAGTCAAACAAAAACGTTTCAGTGAAATGTTGAATGCATCATTGAATAAATATTCAAATCGAGCAATTGAAGCAGCACAGGTAATTGAAGAATTGATTGCAATGGCGAAGAAGTTCCGTGAGGATCTTGAACGTGGTATTGCCTTAGGACTTGATTCTTCTGAGCAATCTTTTTATGACGCCTTGGCAGATAATCCATCTGCTCAAGAATTGATGAAAGAAGAGATATTAGTAAAAATGGCAAGAGAACTTGCTGAATTGTTGAGGAGAGATGCCACTATTGATTGGCAATATAAAGAGAATGTTCAAGCAAAACTCAGACTCAAAATAAAGACTCTGCTAAAGCGTTATAAGTATCCTCCTGATCAACAAGCAATTGCAGTTGACTTAGTACTACAACAAGCGGAGACGTTAGGAGAAGAACTTACTAATTGA
- a CDS encoding cupin domain-containing protein, producing the protein MSISVTSPCPESTVDELGIKNWPIWTCDASSFDWTYDDKETCLLLEGEVTVTPEGGEPVRFGAGDLVVFPAGMDCRWDVHKAVRKHYRFGD; encoded by the coding sequence TTGTCTATATCAGTCACCTCTCCTTGTCCTGAGAGCACCGTGGATGAACTAGGAATTAAAAACTGGCCAATCTGGACGTGTGATGCCAGCTCTTTTGATTGGACATATGACGACAAGGAGACTTGCTTATTGCTTGAAGGTGAAGTCACAGTTACTCCTGAGGGAGGAGAACCTGTAAGGTTTGGAGCAGGAGACTTAGTTGTTTTCCCAGCTGGCATGGACTGTCGATGGGATGTTCATAAAGCAGTTCGCAAGCACTATCGATTTGGCGATTGA
- a CDS encoding galactose oxidase yields MSSYRTQKVLPQKRYNPAEEWDYLEEDTLKHTRSASVCMTCQHFNYCCDRHCRTILTCHLHQRLIPHGDHLTSKCLCWMQRLERKIGWCPEAA; encoded by the coding sequence ATGTCTTCGTATCGCACCCAAAAAGTTTTACCCCAGAAGCGTTACAACCCAGCAGAGGAGTGGGACTATCTTGAAGAAGACACTCTTAAACACACACGTTCAGCTAGCGTTTGCATGACATGTCAACATTTCAATTATTGCTGCGACAGGCATTGCAGAACAATTCTTACCTGTCATCTACACCAACGTCTTATTCCACATGGAGATCATTTGACTTCAAAATGTCTGTGTTGGATGCAGCGACTAGAGAGAAAGATTGGATGGTGTCCCGAGGCTGCTTAA
- a CDS encoding glycosyltransferase family 2 protein, whose amino-acid sequence MLNIVIPMAGRGSRFVKKGFSKPKPLIEINGKTMIQLVIENLKPSSPHRFIFIVQKEHIKKYTVNKLLESLSPDCIIIPIEEITKGAACSVLKSKKYINNDQPLMIANSDQWVNISINDYLDFCQNSNVEGQIMTMFSNDPKWSYINFDNYGNIIDVVEKIVVSNQATVGIYNFSRGEIFCKYAEQMIIDKNMSKGEYYVAPVYKYMIQNKQRIELYNIDKDGQNMYGLGTPDDLQYFIDHKI is encoded by the coding sequence ATGCTCAATATTGTTATTCCAATGGCAGGGAGAGGAAGTCGTTTTGTCAAAAAGGGTTTTAGTAAACCAAAGCCACTTATTGAGATAAATGGTAAAACTATGATCCAATTAGTAATAGAAAATCTCAAACCAAGTAGTCCACATAGATTTATATTTATTGTTCAAAAAGAACATATAAAAAAATATACAGTTAATAAGCTACTTGAATCATTAAGTCCAGATTGTATTATTATTCCAATAGAAGAAATCACAAAAGGTGCAGCCTGTTCAGTTTTAAAGAGCAAGAAATATATTAATAATGATCAGCCATTAATGATAGCTAATTCGGATCAATGGGTAAATATATCGATAAATGATTATCTGGATTTTTGTCAAAATTCGAATGTAGAAGGTCAAATAATGACAATGTTTTCTAATGACCCTAAATGGTCATATATTAATTTTGATAATTATGGAAATATAATTGATGTTGTAGAGAAGATAGTAGTTTCTAATCAAGCGACAGTAGGAATATATAATTTCTCACGAGGTGAAATATTTTGCAAATATGCAGAACAAATGATTATAGATAAAAATATGTCAAAGGGAGAATATTATGTTGCACCGGTCTATAAATATATGATACAAAATAAACAAAGAATAGAGCTATATAATATAGATAAAGATGGTCAAAATATGTATGGTCTTGGGACACCAGATGACCTTCAATATTTTATTGATCATAAGATATGA